A window of the Bdellovibrio svalbardensis genome harbors these coding sequences:
- a CDS encoding actin-binding protein — MASAAFQKILGNLSKNKNVQNLLENFQKLSDEIKKRETELKGSFDQKKEEKLEQAWKKYQEIVKVLSTSEEKLEKEVNMTLEKIKKSADALEKNIVVAKKKAIAKKTELEKTIFKNQLKTASKKKATVKAKAKAKPATTKKAAVKKTTTRKTTKKASKKASKKA, encoded by the coding sequence GTGGCATCTGCAGCTTTCCAAAAAATCTTGGGTAACCTCTCCAAAAACAAGAACGTACAAAACCTTCTTGAGAACTTCCAAAAATTGAGCGACGAAATCAAAAAAAGAGAAACTGAGCTCAAAGGTTCTTTCGATCAAAAGAAAGAAGAAAAACTAGAGCAAGCTTGGAAGAAGTACCAAGAGATCGTTAAAGTTCTTAGCACTTCAGAAGAGAAGCTTGAAAAAGAAGTGAACATGACTCTTGAGAAAATCAAAAAGTCAGCTGACGCTCTTGAAAAGAACATCGTCGTTGCAAAGAAAAAAGCAATCGCCAAAAAAACAGAGCTTGAAAAGACCATCTTCAAAAACCAATTGAAGACAGCCTCTAAAAAGAAAGCCACTGTAAAGGCAAAAGCAAAAGCAAAACCAGCAACAACTAAAAAAGCGGCTGTGAAAAAAACCACAACTCGCAAAACAACAAAAAAAGCTTCAAAAAAAGCTTCAAAAAAAGCCTAA
- a CDS encoding SAM-dependent methyltransferase translates to MPKLSDRMQLIFDFLIPGEPVWDFCCDHGYMGLKAYHSGAFPEIHFVDQVPHIIARLEQTFLVKHQRSEYSQKAFFWAESGENISAPLKGTAIIAGVGAHTTLQILRGLFEREGAQASRFILVPQKDEELLERELIAWEGFQASYKCAAVTHVREGSRIRKLLIFDKIL, encoded by the coding sequence ATGCCGAAACTTTCTGATCGTATGCAGCTAATTTTTGATTTTTTGATTCCGGGCGAGCCGGTTTGGGATTTTTGTTGTGATCATGGGTATATGGGGTTGAAGGCTTATCATAGTGGGGCTTTTCCTGAGATTCATTTTGTCGATCAGGTTCCACATATTATTGCGCGGTTGGAGCAGACTTTTCTTGTTAAGCATCAGCGTTCGGAGTATTCGCAGAAGGCTTTTTTCTGGGCTGAGAGTGGAGAAAATATCTCTGCGCCACTAAAGGGTACGGCCATTATTGCTGGTGTTGGTGCCCACACGACCTTACAGATTTTACGAGGATTATTCGAGAGAGAAGGGGCGCAAGCTTCGCGATTTATCTTGGTTCCGCAAAAAGATGAAGAGCTTTTGGAGCGTGAATTGATCGCTTGGGAAGGCTTTCAAGCCTCCTACAAATGTGCGGCCGTAACACATGTTCGAGAAGGAAGTCGAATACGTAAACTATTGATTTTCGATAAAATTCTGTAA
- a CDS encoding glycosyltransferase family 9 protein yields the protein MKRVLLVRLDKIGDLISTMCVDQAELLKGCDVRWVISKGLGFVPDHAEPRRTYIELSKEDWKTSLQNLRKFIREFKPEVAVSFQAPWWVGYALWAEGVPVRAGVQSQWHSFLFLNKGLRQRRSLATQHEADYNFDLLRYALDDTSARPATPILKLTAPTNPELLQKYGLTAQNYVVVHPGMAGSALNWPTANYIELIEKITPSTQVVLTGTPADEPFLKDIKAHFAKNSKVLSLQNLLKAPELFTVLKNAKAVVVPSTGVAHMAASLGTPTLGLYSPIRVQHPRRWAARGEKIQIFVRQNENPPYDNAMEEIKVDDLLKALSSL from the coding sequence ATGAAACGGGTGCTTTTGGTTCGGCTTGATAAGATTGGTGATTTGATTTCCACGATGTGTGTGGATCAGGCGGAGCTATTGAAGGGCTGTGATGTTCGCTGGGTGATTTCTAAAGGGTTGGGTTTTGTGCCTGATCATGCGGAGCCTCGTAGAACCTATATTGAGCTTTCTAAAGAGGACTGGAAGACATCCCTTCAGAATTTGCGCAAATTCATCCGTGAATTTAAGCCTGAAGTCGCCGTGAGTTTCCAAGCTCCCTGGTGGGTGGGTTATGCACTTTGGGCTGAAGGAGTTCCGGTTCGAGCCGGGGTCCAATCTCAATGGCACAGCTTTTTGTTCTTGAATAAGGGCCTGCGCCAACGTCGCAGCCTTGCGACTCAGCATGAGGCCGACTACAACTTTGATCTTCTTCGTTATGCCTTGGACGACACTTCCGCGCGCCCAGCCACCCCGATTCTGAAACTAACGGCACCAACCAATCCCGAGCTTCTGCAGAAGTATGGGCTGACTGCCCAAAACTATGTCGTAGTTCACCCGGGCATGGCGGGATCTGCCTTGAACTGGCCTACTGCGAACTATATTGAATTGATCGAGAAAATCACGCCATCAACTCAAGTGGTCCTCACCGGCACCCCTGCAGATGAGCCTTTTCTTAAAGACATCAAAGCGCACTTTGCAAAGAACTCCAAAGTTTTGTCTTTGCAGAATTTATTAAAGGCACCAGAGCTGTTCACGGTTCTTAAAAATGCCAAAGCGGTTGTTGTTCCAAGTACGGGAGTTGCTCACATGGCAGCCTCTTTGGGAACTCCGACACTGGGCCTTTACTCCCCGATTCGCGTGCAACATCCACGTCGTTGGGCCGCTCGCGGGGAAAAAATTCAAATCTTTGTCCGTCAGAACGAAAATCCTCCATATGACAATGCTATGGAAGAAATCAAAGTGGATGATTTGCTTAAAGCCCTTTCCTCATTATAG
- the gcvP gene encoding aminomethyl-transferring glycine dehydrogenase: MKLADLSPINEFIPRHIGPNDTDIQAMLKTLGFSSLNELADKIIPSQIRTQHNFADVGPGISEYGLLNQLKSMVSKNKVFKSYIGMGYHDTITPTIIQRNIFENPVWYTAYTPYQAEIAQGRLEALLNFQTMVIDLTGMEISNSSLLDEGTAAAEAMFMAHALCKNKANAFVVSPKMHPHVIEVLGTRAEPLGFEMILMEPSAYDFSKPVFGAFFQYPDTEGGVQDHSATAKKFHDHGALVTASVDLLGMTLLTPPGEWGADIVVGNSQRFGVPLGFGGPHAAFLATKDAYKRMMPGRLVGISVDSQNKPALRLALQTREQHIRREKATSNICTAQVLLANMASMYAVYHGPEGLKRIAQRVNRLTAIMADGLSKLGYNVSKDSFFDTVTVTTDKAASIIADAEALQMNFRILAPNKLGISLNETVQPQDIETIWMAFNGGKKTDLTVDSIDDTLKFELPAALVRKSPYMTNPVFNSHHSETELLRYIHHLQNKDITLTHSMIPLGSCTMKLNATTELIPVSWPEISKLHPFAPVAQAQGLIEMIKDLEHKLCDITGFAAVSLQPNAGSQGEYAGLLVIRKYHQTRGEAHRNICLIPSSAHGTNPASAALAGMEVVVVNCDALGNVEVSDLKEKAEKHKANLACLMITYPSTHGVYEESIKEICQIIHDNGGQVYMDGANMNALVGMCRPGNFGADVSHMNLHKTFAIPHGGGGPGVGPIGVGAHLKEFLPKHSLVKEAGPANGISATTSAPWGSASILPISWAYITMMGAQGLQKATLVSLLSANYIAKKLEKDYPVLYKGKSGYVAHECIIDTRELKKTSGIDVTDIAKRLIDYGFHAPTMSFPVAGTLMIEPTESEPKQELDRFIDSMLSIRKEINAIESGKMDKENNALKNSPHTAQMLMKPEWNHPYSREEAVYPVEWLRTNKFWPVVGRVDNAYGDRNLICSCPSIEEYK; the protein is encoded by the coding sequence ATGAAACTAGCAGATCTTTCTCCTATCAACGAGTTTATTCCTCGCCATATCGGGCCTAACGACACCGACATTCAAGCGATGCTCAAAACTTTGGGCTTTTCTTCTTTGAATGAATTGGCTGACAAAATCATTCCTTCGCAAATTCGCACTCAGCACAACTTCGCTGATGTCGGCCCTGGTATTTCTGAATACGGTCTTTTGAACCAATTGAAATCAATGGTTTCAAAGAACAAAGTTTTCAAATCTTATATCGGCATGGGCTACCACGACACGATCACGCCAACGATCATTCAAAGAAACATCTTTGAAAATCCAGTCTGGTACACAGCCTACACTCCTTACCAAGCAGAGATCGCACAAGGTCGCTTGGAAGCATTGTTGAACTTCCAAACTATGGTCATTGATCTGACAGGCATGGAGATTTCAAATTCTTCGCTGCTTGATGAAGGAACAGCGGCTGCGGAAGCGATGTTCATGGCTCACGCTCTTTGCAAAAACAAAGCAAACGCGTTTGTGGTGTCTCCGAAAATGCATCCTCATGTGATCGAAGTATTGGGCACACGTGCAGAGCCATTGGGCTTTGAAATGATTTTGATGGAGCCTTCTGCTTACGATTTCTCTAAACCAGTTTTCGGTGCCTTCTTCCAATACCCAGATACAGAAGGTGGAGTGCAAGATCACTCTGCAACTGCAAAGAAATTCCATGATCACGGAGCCTTGGTGACGGCTTCTGTAGATCTTCTCGGTATGACACTTTTGACTCCTCCAGGAGAATGGGGCGCTGACATCGTGGTGGGTAATTCACAACGCTTCGGTGTACCACTCGGATTCGGCGGACCTCATGCTGCCTTCTTGGCCACTAAAGACGCTTACAAGCGCATGATGCCGGGTCGTCTGGTTGGTATCAGCGTCGACTCTCAAAACAAACCGGCTTTGCGTTTGGCTTTGCAAACTCGCGAACAACATATCCGTCGTGAAAAAGCGACTTCAAATATTTGTACTGCGCAGGTGCTACTGGCGAACATGGCATCTATGTACGCTGTCTATCACGGCCCTGAAGGTTTGAAACGTATCGCTCAACGCGTGAATCGTTTGACTGCGATCATGGCGGACGGTCTTTCTAAACTTGGTTACAATGTTTCAAAAGATTCTTTCTTCGACACTGTAACCGTGACGACGGACAAAGCGGCTTCGATCATTGCTGATGCTGAAGCTTTGCAAATGAACTTCCGTATTCTTGCTCCAAACAAATTGGGTATTTCTTTGAATGAGACTGTTCAGCCTCAGGATATCGAGACCATTTGGATGGCCTTCAACGGTGGTAAGAAAACAGATCTTACGGTGGATTCTATCGATGACACGTTGAAATTCGAACTGCCTGCGGCTTTGGTTCGTAAGTCACCTTACATGACAAACCCGGTGTTCAACTCTCATCACAGTGAGACGGAACTTCTTCGTTACATCCATCACTTACAAAACAAAGATATCACGTTGACTCATTCCATGATTCCATTGGGTTCTTGCACAATGAAACTGAATGCAACAACAGAGTTGATTCCGGTTTCTTGGCCAGAAATCAGCAAACTTCATCCGTTTGCTCCCGTGGCGCAGGCGCAAGGCTTGATCGAAATGATCAAAGACCTTGAGCACAAGCTTTGCGATATCACGGGCTTTGCGGCAGTAAGCTTGCAGCCTAATGCGGGTTCTCAAGGTGAATACGCGGGTCTTCTGGTCATTCGCAAATACCACCAGACTCGTGGTGAAGCGCACAGAAACATTTGTTTGATTCCATCTTCAGCGCACGGAACAAATCCTGCCTCTGCAGCTCTCGCAGGCATGGAAGTGGTCGTCGTGAACTGCGATGCTCTTGGCAACGTAGAAGTTTCTGACTTGAAAGAAAAAGCTGAAAAGCACAAAGCAAACCTGGCTTGCTTGATGATCACTTACCCTTCGACTCACGGTGTGTACGAAGAAAGTATCAAAGAAATCTGCCAGATCATTCATGACAACGGCGGACAAGTTTACATGGACGGCGCGAACATGAATGCCTTGGTTGGCATGTGCCGCCCTGGTAACTTCGGCGCAGACGTTTCTCATATGAACTTGCACAAAACCTTCGCGATCCCTCACGGTGGCGGCGGACCTGGCGTGGGCCCTATCGGTGTCGGCGCTCATTTGAAAGAGTTCTTGCCGAAGCACTCTTTGGTTAAAGAAGCAGGTCCTGCGAACGGAATCTCTGCAACAACTTCTGCTCCTTGGGGAAGTGCCAGCATTTTGCCGATCTCTTGGGCTTACATCACAATGATGGGCGCGCAAGGTTTGCAAAAGGCAACGTTGGTGAGTTTGTTGTCTGCGAACTACATCGCGAAGAAATTGGAAAAGGACTATCCAGTTCTTTACAAAGGTAAGAGCGGCTATGTAGCCCATGAGTGCATCATCGATACACGTGAGTTGAAAAAGACTTCAGGCATCGACGTGACTGATATCGCGAAACGTTTGATCGACTACGGCTTCCATGCTCCAACAATGAGCTTCCCGGTTGCCGGAACTTTGATGATCGAACCGACAGAGTCTGAACCAAAACAAGAACTCGATCGTTTCATCGATTCAATGCTTTCAATCCGCAAAGAAATCAATGCGATTGAGTCTGGTAAGATGGACAAAGAAAACAACGCTTTGAAAAACTCTCCGCACACAGCACAGATGTTGATGAAGCCAGAGTGGAATCATCCATACTCTCGCGAAGAAGCCGTCTACCCAGTAGAATGGCTTCGCACCAACAAGTTCTGGCCAGTCGTCGGACGCGTCGACAACGCCTACGGAGACAGAAACCTCATCTGCAGCTGCCCAAGCATCGAAGAATACAAATAA
- a CDS encoding DUF4423 domain-containing protein, with product MRHIILVDMQDSKINSDFRQFLEDELARRSQNYPRYSLRAFARHLEVDSSFLSKILNGKRTVTLRTIRMFGERLNLQNEELQGFAEVSREKKMKRKLERLLEKMPSEEREQSTISITVDEARLTEAKEKIKNFRRELAQFLDAGGNNQGKTYQISVSMFPVSGFSLRD from the coding sequence GTGCGACACATAATCCTTGTCGACATGCAGGACTCAAAAATAAATTCAGACTTTAGACAGTTTCTTGAAGATGAACTCGCTCGTCGTAGCCAGAACTACCCACGTTATTCGTTGCGTGCGTTCGCTCGACACCTCGAAGTGGACTCGTCATTTTTGTCCAAAATCCTAAATGGCAAAAGAACGGTGACTTTGAGAACTATTCGCATGTTCGGTGAGCGTCTGAACTTGCAAAACGAAGAGCTCCAAGGTTTCGCTGAAGTGAGCCGCGAAAAGAAGATGAAGCGCAAGCTAGAGCGTCTTCTTGAGAAAATGCCAAGCGAAGAGCGTGAGCAATCAACAATCTCTATTACTGTTGATGAAGCACGTTTGACGGAAGCAAAAGAGAAAATCAAAAACTTCCGCCGTGAGCTTGCTCAATTTCTAGATGCTGGTGGCAATAACCAAGGTAAGACTTATCAGATCTCTGTATCAATGTTCCCGGTTTCGGGTTTCAGCCTCAGAGACTAA
- a CDS encoding tRNA-uridine aminocarboxypropyltransferase has translation MIPERKRKTKDPCPNCYLHRERCICESIPTLNLKTRLCLVVHAKELKRTTNTGRLAIKSLVNSEMRIRGVNSGNTQEALDLSDLLVPEYRTLLFYPSEDAVALTKDFIGEDPRPIQLIVPDGSWRQASKVHYRHHELKDVPRVMIKTPNTAVLHMRTETTPEGMATLEAIAQAMGIIEGDFVGQELMKLYNAKLENTLIGRGQLKKQDGQK, from the coding sequence ATGATTCCCGAGCGAAAACGAAAAACCAAAGACCCCTGCCCGAACTGCTATTTGCACCGGGAACGTTGCATTTGTGAGTCCATTCCCACACTCAATCTAAAAACACGTCTTTGCTTAGTCGTGCACGCCAAAGAATTGAAACGCACGACCAACACCGGCCGCTTGGCCATCAAAAGCCTGGTGAACAGCGAGATGCGCATTCGTGGGGTCAACTCCGGCAACACTCAAGAGGCCTTGGACTTGAGCGACCTCCTTGTACCCGAATATCGCACCCTTTTATTTTACCCTTCTGAGGACGCGGTGGCCTTGACCAAAGATTTTATCGGGGAAGATCCAAGGCCCATTCAACTCATCGTACCGGATGGAAGTTGGCGCCAAGCGAGTAAAGTCCATTATCGTCACCATGAACTAAAAGATGTGCCGCGAGTGATGATTAAAACTCCAAACACGGCAGTTTTACATATGCGAACAGAGACTACTCCGGAAGGTATGGCAACTTTGGAAGCCATTGCACAAGCTATGGGAATTATTGAAGGTGATTTTGTCGGACAAGAGCTGATGAAACTCTACAACGCCAAACTTGAAAACACTCTGATTGGCCGAGGTCAGCTGAAGAAGCAAGATGGCCAAAAATAA
- a CDS encoding small ribosomal subunit Rsm22 family protein — MNRHFSIPKNFEDSISAALASYKLTLQDSKTLAKHVLTLSDYFIQNPEGMTPWHESSAQIAYLCYYLPLNAARLRAITIEGEKRGFFDGLEEVIDFGAGLATASLCLAESQKLQYTLIETASEPQKLIETYFKDFTAREWIRTFSAARLKNPRKTLALFSYSLTELADLPDWAYQCEALMIAEPSTQQDGRKLLQLRQKLLEKGYHVWAPCTHEGACPLLTQSKNDWCHDRIHFDAPPWFQKMEEQLPMKNRTLTMSYLLMRKTKPAAIKAARVVGDTLKEKGKDRQMICQSPEREFLAWMHKAGIQQEIPRGVLIEMPEDLQKVSNELRVKSEIKIL; from the coding sequence ATGAACAGACATTTTTCCATTCCCAAGAATTTTGAAGACTCTATTTCTGCGGCTCTAGCGAGCTATAAACTCACACTTCAGGATTCGAAGACATTGGCGAAACATGTTCTGACTCTTTCAGACTATTTCATCCAAAATCCCGAGGGTATGACTCCTTGGCACGAGAGTTCAGCGCAAATCGCTTATTTGTGCTATTACCTGCCCCTCAATGCTGCCCGCCTTCGCGCGATTACCATTGAAGGTGAAAAAAGAGGATTCTTCGACGGCCTTGAAGAAGTCATCGATTTCGGCGCAGGTCTTGCGACAGCTTCGCTGTGCTTGGCCGAGTCACAAAAGCTTCAATATACTCTGATCGAAACTGCCTCCGAGCCGCAAAAACTCATCGAGACTTATTTCAAGGATTTCACCGCAAGAGAGTGGATTCGCACCTTCAGTGCAGCTCGCTTGAAGAATCCAAGAAAGACTTTGGCGCTGTTCTCATACTCACTGACTGAACTGGCGGATCTTCCGGATTGGGCTTATCAATGCGAGGCTCTGATGATCGCTGAGCCTTCCACACAGCAAGACGGCCGCAAGCTTTTGCAGCTTAGACAGAAGCTTTTGGAAAAAGGCTATCACGTCTGGGCCCCTTGCACCCACGAAGGCGCTTGCCCTTTGTTGACTCAATCAAAAAACGACTGGTGTCACGATCGTATTCATTTCGATGCCCCTCCATGGTTCCAAAAAATGGAAGAGCAATTGCCAATGAAAAATCGCACACTGACTATGAGCTATTTGTTGATGCGAAAAACGAAACCCGCTGCTATCAAAGCCGCTCGTGTCGTGGGTGACACTTTGAAAGAAAAAGGCAAGGACCGCCAAATGATCTGCCAAAGTCCTGAACGAGAATTTCTGGCATGGATGCATAAGGCCGGGATTCAGCAAGAAATCCCCCGCGGAGTCTTGATTGAAATGCCGGAAGACTTACAAAAAGTCTCTAATGAGCTTCGCGTAAAAAGCGAAATCAAAATCCTCTGA
- a CDS encoding DUF4286 family protein: protein MVTYTVHMTVQHEAYAEYVEWLKTEHIPDFLKVPGFLSADLCLRKGGAMVASSKEVKIIYHVKDEDHLKAYISDYAMKLREKGLEKFPGKFSATREVWLETLKFGNDY, encoded by the coding sequence ATGGTCACTTATACAGTTCACATGACGGTTCAACACGAGGCTTATGCTGAGTACGTGGAATGGCTTAAAACTGAACACATCCCTGATTTCCTTAAGGTTCCTGGATTCTTAAGTGCGGATCTTTGCCTTCGCAAAGGTGGCGCTATGGTCGCTTCCAGCAAAGAGGTCAAAATCATTTACCACGTTAAGGACGAGGACCATTTGAAGGCTTACATCAGTGACTACGCGATGAAGCTTCGTGAAAAAGGCCTTGAGAAGTTTCCGGGAAAATTTTCAGCCACACGTGAAGTTTGGTTAGAAACTCTAAAATTTGGTAACGACTATTAA
- a CDS encoding PKD domain-containing protein yields MNYGRVLLPMSLVLLAGCQKSTVNQDLASTVDSASIKCEVSAADLSSADASGESLKIVGQSAVQSGNAVKFTLTDSGSCVNGQKVSWKAAGSSSVRTTSTGLTSVYNKAGSYVVTAQEKTTGTTDAPVVSFKTAVVSEEMMLSGPQAGFAFNNVSFSLVVPASITPSHISFDFGDATATVNDVPQATHVYFEPGVYQVKATVTEASGKVTTLSQRITIITLVDGMSCLQELAISGATEAKVKVATSLSVYIPPCLTDKIGAVRWTFGDNETGANQSVTHTYAAIGTYPVTATLYLGSSQEPWITLDHSIRVIENLVVDPEPPAPADPNSCTTQGATRESQSELYSETLACGIDGTKSVSYRDRVVEECKLVVEKLAWTEVSRTKEVTNEGPCEGQSCKLPDGSLLANGASKVLYSNAAPAGSCSTVSEQRTCNNGVLSGSSSSNQMTCHDGCGNFGSHGTVKIGVVTGETQVPLTCSFGEQGFFDVYTQISDQTCKDGSVSNSNTRQGTLKTPGQCPVYSYAPTDAFTACSADCGGKQSRIFVCRDDKGVQVDNARCQGSAMPVEERVCDGNPAAVRRQEVTTTSEEANSSKLCPKNQIGLIIKSRDVVNTKTYACIDHQVQLESNVSVPSPWVEESFCRDYVARRCSQDSLSNTEAKGRYDWMVKCQNQLPIIKDFLDNFNDVKVTLSGQQVSLGSAGRELYPTFMNFAFKPEKPWIAPKVKTAPCVMPETVYVATVCVSSCATPEQQILAQEKANGSLKYVPFIEALTKNMNFVASLQSAQSMGSKEVVKTKVDQWVTELIDTEHDILVFKMKSGRELKVTPNHPIVTSEGFMKTAAEFKAGESLVQLGGNLDPIVSITATKYFGKVYNVFVQSSAIHKNILVTNGYLNGSAYFQNAGVKDMNRSLFKQKLTSGVFSK; encoded by the coding sequence ATGAATTACGGAAGAGTCTTACTGCCGATGAGTTTAGTTCTTTTAGCTGGATGCCAAAAGTCTACCGTCAACCAAGATCTCGCAAGCACAGTGGACAGTGCTTCTATTAAGTGCGAAGTCTCCGCCGCGGACCTCTCTTCTGCTGATGCCTCTGGTGAAAGCCTGAAGATTGTCGGCCAATCCGCAGTTCAATCCGGTAACGCCGTAAAATTCACTCTGACCGATTCAGGCAGCTGCGTGAACGGTCAAAAAGTCAGCTGGAAAGCTGCCGGTTCCAGCAGCGTTCGAACAACATCGACTGGATTGACATCTGTATATAATAAAGCTGGATCCTATGTGGTAACTGCTCAAGAAAAGACAACAGGCACAACGGACGCGCCTGTTGTCTCATTTAAAACAGCTGTTGTCTCTGAAGAGATGATGCTGTCTGGCCCCCAAGCTGGCTTTGCATTTAATAATGTCAGCTTCTCTCTTGTCGTTCCGGCGTCAATCACGCCCAGCCATATCAGCTTTGATTTTGGTGATGCCACAGCGACTGTGAATGACGTTCCGCAAGCGACTCATGTTTATTTTGAGCCCGGTGTTTATCAAGTGAAAGCCACGGTGACGGAAGCCAGTGGCAAAGTCACAACTCTATCTCAACGTATCACAATCATTACTCTGGTCGACGGCATGAGCTGTCTTCAAGAGCTTGCGATCTCAGGCGCCACGGAAGCAAAGGTTAAAGTGGCGACTTCTCTGTCCGTTTATATCCCACCCTGCTTAACTGATAAAATTGGAGCTGTTCGTTGGACTTTCGGAGACAACGAAACAGGCGCCAATCAATCCGTGACTCATACATACGCAGCCATTGGCACCTATCCTGTGACAGCAACTCTCTATCTTGGTTCAAGCCAAGAGCCTTGGATTACTTTGGATCATTCAATTCGCGTGATCGAAAATCTTGTCGTCGATCCAGAGCCGCCAGCTCCAGCAGATCCGAACTCTTGCACCACTCAAGGTGCGACCCGTGAATCGCAAAGCGAATTGTATTCTGAAACTCTGGCTTGCGGCATTGATGGAACAAAATCTGTTTCATACCGCGACCGTGTTGTTGAAGAATGTAAGCTGGTCGTGGAAAAGTTGGCGTGGACTGAAGTTTCACGCACCAAAGAAGTCACCAATGAAGGACCTTGCGAGGGACAGTCTTGTAAACTTCCAGATGGTTCTCTATTGGCAAACGGAGCTTCTAAAGTTCTCTACTCAAACGCGGCGCCAGCAGGTTCCTGCTCGACAGTCAGCGAACAACGTACTTGCAATAACGGAGTTCTTTCCGGTTCCAGCAGTTCAAATCAAATGACTTGTCATGATGGATGCGGAAACTTCGGTTCTCACGGCACCGTTAAAATTGGAGTCGTAACTGGTGAGACACAAGTTCCTCTTACTTGTTCTTTCGGAGAACAAGGATTCTTTGATGTCTATACGCAAATCTCTGATCAAACTTGTAAAGATGGTTCAGTTTCAAATTCAAACACTCGTCAAGGTACCCTAAAAACACCCGGTCAGTGTCCGGTCTACAGCTATGCTCCTACTGACGCCTTCACTGCCTGCTCTGCAGATTGCGGTGGCAAGCAAAGTCGTATCTTTGTCTGCCGCGACGATAAAGGGGTTCAAGTAGATAATGCCCGCTGCCAGGGATCTGCGATGCCGGTCGAAGAACGAGTTTGTGATGGCAATCCAGCGGCTGTACGCCGCCAAGAAGTCACAACAACTTCGGAGGAAGCGAACAGTTCAAAACTATGTCCTAAAAATCAAATTGGCTTGATCATTAAATCACGTGATGTGGTGAATACAAAAACTTACGCTTGTATTGATCATCAGGTCCAACTTGAAAGCAATGTTTCAGTACCAAGCCCATGGGTTGAAGAAAGCTTCTGTCGCGACTACGTCGCCCGCCGTTGCTCTCAAGACAGTTTGAGCAATACCGAAGCGAAGGGTCGCTATGATTGGATGGTCAAGTGTCAAAACCAACTTCCAATCATCAAAGATTTCTTGGATAACTTCAATGACGTGAAAGTGACTTTGAGTGGTCAACAAGTCTCTTTGGGATCTGCAGGTCGCGAATTGTACCCAACATTCATGAACTTTGCTTTCAAGCCTGAAAAACCTTGGATTGCTCCAAAAGTCAAAACTGCACCTTGCGTGATGCCTGAGACGGTTTATGTTGCGACAGTGTGTGTTTCTTCTTGTGCGACACCAGAGCAACAGATCTTGGCTCAAGAAAAAGCCAATGGAAGTTTGAAATACGTACCGTTCATTGAAGCCCTCACTAAAAACATGAACTTCGTGGCTTCATTGCAAAGTGCGCAGTCCATGGGAAGCAAAGAAGTCGTGAAAACAAAAGTCGACCAATGGGTTACTGAATTGATCGACACTGAACATGACATCTTGGTCTTCAAAATGAAATCAGGTCGCGAGTTGAAAGTGACTCCAAATCATCCGATTGTAACTTCAGAAGGCTTCATGAAAACTGCCGCTGAATTCAAAGCCGGAGAATCGCTAGTGCAATTGGGTGGAAACTTAGATCCAATCGTTTCTATCACCGCGACGAAGTATTTTGGCAAGGTCTACAATGTGTTTGTTCAATCCAGTGCGATTCACAAGAACATCCTTGTGACCAATGGTTACCTGAATGGTTCGGCTTACTTCCAAAATGCGGGAGTCAAAGACATGAACCGCTCATTGTTCAAACAAAAACTGACAAGCGGAGTCTTTAGCAAATGA